The Deinococcus metalli genome includes a region encoding these proteins:
- a CDS encoding transposase, translated as MSKSQISGERVRILADEFLAVPTTSYQQRSLQAALFMFLDTATKTALHRAELVSKSALSRLLNEYPWDTIQGWKILHHAQWDALLLAARRKHRPLLRLSVDLTSIEKKGSMLPFVRVYNRVHGIHLVVLFAEYGVVKVPVGYRVYKGKGTATPVTLARELLRTVPDAIKRRFRVRVLADSGFEAAVFLEEVRQLGFEFVVGVRSTRQTMHPGVVTVADCPHGGYVELKNWPHDTLALGRIDRGDRTFHAVSSELMEGDEVIAEGARRWNEESFFKEGKHQFGLAQFALRTAVGLDRWVLLVFLAWTLAILHRETGTTLEACAVLALMTVLPQVYLNRLLRMFSKNAEFLDQYGYSLHYARCNS; from the coding sequence GTGTCGAAGTCACAGATTTCGGGGGAGCGCGTCCGCATTTTGGCAGACGAGTTCCTGGCCGTCCCCACCACGTCCTACCAGCAGCGCAGCCTCCAGGCTGCGCTGTTCATGTTCCTCGACACCGCGACCAAAACCGCGCTGCACCGCGCGGAACTGGTCAGCAAGAGTGCGCTGAGTCGTCTCCTGAACGAATACCCCTGGGATACGATCCAGGGCTGGAAGATCCTGCACCATGCCCAGTGGGACGCACTCCTCCTGGCGGCCAGACGGAAACACCGTCCCCTCCTACGGCTGAGCGTCGACCTGACCAGTATCGAAAAGAAGGGCAGCATGCTGCCCTTCGTCCGCGTGTACAACCGAGTCCACGGCATCCATCTCGTCGTGCTGTTCGCCGAATACGGCGTGGTGAAGGTCCCGGTGGGGTACCGGGTATACAAGGGCAAAGGAACGGCCACGCCGGTGACCCTGGCACGTGAGCTGCTCCGGACTGTCCCGGACGCCATCAAGCGGCGATTCCGAGTCCGTGTGTTGGCCGACAGCGGCTTCGAAGCCGCTGTCTTTCTGGAAGAGGTGCGCCAGCTCGGATTCGAGTTTGTGGTGGGCGTCCGGTCGACCCGCCAGACCATGCACCCTGGGGTCGTCACGGTGGCCGACTGTCCTCACGGTGGCTATGTCGAGTTGAAGAACTGGCCCCATGACACGCTGGCGCTGGGCCGCATCGACCGAGGAGACCGGACATTTCACGCTGTGTCCTCAGAACTGATGGAGGGCGACGAGGTCATCGCTGAGGGGGCCAGGCGGTGGAACGAGGAATCGTTCTTCAAGGAAGGCAAGCATCAGTTCGGCTTGGCGCAGTTCGCGTTGCGAACTGCCGTGGGACTGGATCGCTGGGTGCTGCTGGTCTTCCTGGCGTGGACGCTGGCGATTCTGCACCGGGAGACGGGCACGACCCTGGAGGCGTGTGCCGTGCTGGCCCTGATGACGGTGCTGCCGCAGGTGTATTTGAACCGTCTGCTGCGGATGTTCAGCAAAAACGCTGAATTCCTCGACCAGTACGGGTATTCACTCCACTATGCGAGGTGCAACTCCTGA
- a CDS encoding IS3 family transposase (programmed frameshift), giving the protein MKGQKHTEEQIAFALKQSESGVSIGEICRKMGIAESTFYHWKKKFSGLGVSELRRLRQLEEENRKLKQLVADLSLDKVMLQDVIKIKALKPAQQHNLVEHLCDGYRVSERRACRVLRASRTTFRYIRTRPQDEPVIVRRMTEIAQTRVRYGYRRIHILMQREGWRINHKRVYRLYQLAGLNLRMKRPRRRVSAAHRAARTDPVKVSQIWSMDFVSDALFNGKLFRALTLLDVFSRECLAIHVDVSIRAERVVEILRAVTRARGHPERIQVDNGSEFVSKALDLWAYEHRVVLDFSRPGRPQDNAHIESFNGSFRDECLNTHWFLSLDDAATKIDHWRADYNAIRPHSALGNLAPGAFAALSAPTRRRQRLQPDLDPFRGAA; this is encoded by the exons ATGAAGGGACAGAAGCACACTGAGGAGCAGATCGCGTTCGCGCTCAAGCAATCTGAAAGCGGCGTGTCCATCGGGGAAATCTGCCGCAAGATGGGGATCGCGGAGTCCACGTTCTACCATTGGAAGAAGAAGTTCAGCGGCCTGGGGGTCAGCGAACTGCGTCGCCTGCGGCAGCTCGAGGAGGAAAACCGCAAGCTCAAACAGCTGGTGGCGGATCTGAGCCTGGACAAGGTGATGCTGCAGGACGTCATCA AAATCAAAGCTCTGAAGCCCGCTCAGCAGCACAACCTGGTAGAGCATCTGTGTGATGGGTACCGGGTCAGCGAGCGGCGGGCCTGCCGGGTGCTGCGCGCATCGCGCACCACCTTCCGGTACATCCGCACACGTCCTCAGGATGAACCCGTCATCGTCCGGCGGATGACCGAGATTGCCCAGACGCGCGTGCGGTATGGCTACCGGCGGATTCACATCCTGATGCAGCGGGAAGGGTGGCGGATCAACCACAAGCGGGTCTACCGGCTGTACCAGTTGGCGGGGCTCAATCTTCGGATGAAGCGTCCCCGCCGGCGTGTGAGTGCTGCACACCGTGCAGCGCGAACAGATCCAGTGAAGGTGAGCCAGATCTGGTCGATGGACTTCGTGTCAGACGCGCTCTTTAACGGCAAGCTGTTCCGTGCGTTGACCCTCCTGGACGTGTTCTCGCGGGAGTGCCTGGCCATTCACGTCGATGTCAGCATCCGCGCGGAACGGGTGGTCGAGATCCTGCGAGCGGTCACGCGCGCTCGGGGACACCCCGAGCGCATCCAGGTGGATAACGGGAGCGAGTTTGTCAGCAAAGCCCTGGATCTGTGGGCCTACGAGCATCGGGTGGTGCTGGATTTTTCCCGTCCTGGACGGCCTCAAGATAATGCCCATATCGAGTCGTTCAATGGGAGTTTCCGCGATGAATGCCTGAACACGCACTGGTTCCTGTCGCTCGACGATGCCGCGACGAAGATTGATCATTGGAGGGCCGACTATAATGCCATCAGGCCGCACTCAGCGCTGGGAAATCTCGCTCCAGGAGCCTTCGCAGCGCTAAGTGCACCGACCCGACGCCGTCAGAGACTCCAACCTGACCTGGATCCGTTTCGGGGCGCGGCTTAG